The Mytilus trossulus isolate FHL-02 chromosome 13, PNRI_Mtr1.1.1.hap1, whole genome shotgun sequence genome has a segment encoding these proteins:
- the LOC134694352 gene encoding uncharacterized protein LOC134694352, with the protein MDSDNADIDTVYNDMVTILHAAADKTVPKCEFNPFTKPYWTSGVKIAHEKERSLRKAWVINGRPREIRMAANTNICGICSLRKITNTSNHWCPQCEEALCDECRDHHKLLKVTQSHKPIPILDYKSIPSFISDIQQSCIYHNEQYQQYCLEHALPICYKCITDHRKCNVTTLEKVIDNVKTSEQFLDLEARLNDLLKNIDKIKKDRNANVSSIEETKTRIVKEIQQKKAEINKLLDNLKKQIIKDLEKKECESKGSIQMVLSSVIEKETMVTQCQTNFKSIKQYASDLQTFLGMNEIEVKVYEDEQYLQSLKEAKSLEQLDLAFNVDPVLKIMLNSLKNFGSIEMTIKTNSLEFIRAKDTQAQLQVVKTKKTIDDVKLISQQEITINGSDIRGCCMSEEGDILYTDNLMDNGCLTVVASKNKLKYKLPLGPSWGFDITLIDGKRVAITTGGSQVNIGIDIIDVKKRSKIKFIKLPGRAWGITRGHNSLFVCVEERGIYKINTLDYTTSRVISCSLPSCPYVAVYKDKIYYTNYIDNSVVCCNSNGSRVWAFKDELVLKEPEGIAVDNNGNVYVVGETSSNVVLISSDGKHHKELLTEDDGLSSPSAIFLDGENKKLLVANTSLIAFVYNIL; encoded by the exons ATGGACTCAGATAATGCAGATATTGATACTGTATACAACGATATGGTGACTATTTTACATGCTGCCGCTGATAAAACAGTCCCGAAGTGTGAATTTAATCCTTTTACTAAACCGTATTGGACATCTGGTGTTAAGATTGCCCACGAGAAGGAACGATCATTACGAAAAGCCTGGGTTATTAATGGTCGTCCTAGAG aAATCCGAATGGCCGCTAACACCAATATATGTGGCATATGTTCACTTCGAAAGATAACAAACACATCTAACCATTGGTGCCCGCAATGTGAAGAAGCTCTTTGTGATGAGTGCAGAGATCATCATAAATTACTAAAAGTCACACAAAGTCATAAACCTATACCAATTTTGGATTACAAGTCAATTCCGTCATTTATATCTGACATACAGCAATCGTGTATCTATCACAATGAACAATACCAACAATACTGCCTTGAACATGCGTTACCTATTTGTTACAAATGTATCACTGACCATCGTAAATGTAACGTCACTACTCTTGAGAAAGTCATCGATAATGTCAAGACATCTGAACAGTTTCTAGATTTGGAGGCAAGGCTTAACGACTTATTAAAAAACATcgataaaattaaaaaggacCGAAATGCTAATGTGAGTAGCATTGAAGAAACAAAAACGCGAATTGTTAAAGaaattcaacagaaaaaagcGGAAATAAATAAACTCTTAGACAATCTtaagaaacaaattattaaagatCTAGAAAAGAAGGAATGTGAAAGTAAAGGGAGTATTCAGATGGTTTTATCATCTGTCATAGAAAAAGAAACCATGGTAACTCAATGTCAGACCAATTTCAAAAGCATCAAACAATATGCATCCGATCTTCAAACATTTCTTGGAATGAACGAAATTGAGGTAAAAGTTTACGAAGATGAACAATATCTGCAGTCATTGAAAGAAGCAAAGAGTTTGGAGCAGCTTGACCTAGCGTTTAATGTAGACccagttttgaaaattatgttAAACAGTTTAAAGAATTTTGGCTCAATTGAAATGACAATTAAAACTAACAGCCTCGAGTTCATTAGAGCGAAAGATACACAAGCACAGTTACAAGTAGTGAAGACGAAGAAGACAATTGACGATGTGAAATTGATTTCACAACAGGAGATAACAATAAACGGGAGCGATATTAGAGGTTGTTGTATGTCAGAAGAGGGGGATATTTTATACACAGATAATCTAATGGATAATGGATGCCTAACAGTAGTTGCATCAAAAAATAAACTCAAATATAAATTGCCACTAGGTCCTAGTTGGGGGTTTGACATAACACTCATTGACGGGAAAAGGGTTGCTATTACAACTGGAGGTTCACAAGTGAATATCGGTATTGATATCATAGATGTTAAAAAACGAAGCAAAATAAAGTTCATCAAACTTCCTGGTCGAGCATGGGGAATCACAAGAGGTCACAACTCGCTGTTTGTTTGTGTAGAAGAACGtggtatatacaaaattaatacttTGGACTATACTACATCACGCGTGATCAGTTGTAGCCTACCGTCATGTCCCTACGTAGCTGTATATAAAGACAAGATATATTACACTAATTACATAGATAACAGTGTAGTTTGTTGTAATAGTAATGGATCACGTGTTTGGGCTTTTAAAGATGAATTGGTTTTGAAAGAACCGGAAGGCATCGCTGTTGATAATAATGGTAACGTGTATGTTGTTGGAGAAACATCGTCGAATGTTGTCCTTATATCGAGCGATGGAAAGCATCACAAAGAACTTCTGACCGAAGATGATGGTCTATCTTCTCCTTCTGCTATTTTCCTTGATGGAGAGAATAAGAAACTACTTGTCGCAAATACTTCGCTAATTGCTTTCGTTTACAATATTTTGTga